The following is a genomic window from Spirosoma foliorum.
CAATACGCAGTTGTATTTACAGCACGAAACCGATATTACTCGCGCTGTTGATCCCTGGGGTGGCTCTTATTACGTTGAGTATTTAACGAAAGAATTGGTTGAAAAAGCGTGGGCGCTGATAGAAGAAGTGGAGCAACTAGGCGGCATGACCAAAGCCATTGAAACAGGACTACCCAAACTTCGAATTGAAGAAGCGGCTGCCCGCAAGCAGGCCCGTATTGATGCCGGAAAAGATGTTATCGTCGGCGTCAATCGCTATAAACCTGAAACTGAAACCCAGATTGAACTGCTCGATATTGACAATCAGGCCGTCCGGGAAAGCCAGTTAAAACGCTTGAACGAGGTAAAGAAAAGTCGAAATCAGGAGAGTGTGGATTTAGCGCTGGCTGCATTGACGGAAGCGGCTTTAACCCAGTTTACCCCACCCCCCGGCCCCTCCCCTTAAACAAGGAGAGGGGGGAAACCCTGCTAAAAACCTCCTCGCGCTTGCTGTTGAAGCGGCTCGCCATCGGGCTACACTTGGTGAAATTTCTGACGCTATGGAAAAAGCCTTTGGCCGACATAAAGCCACGATTCGGGCGGTGTCGGGTATTTACTCTGCCGAAGTATCCGACGATGAAAACTTCCGGTTAGCCCGCGAAATGAGTGACCGTTTTGCCGAACTGGACGGTCGTCGCCCACGGATTCTGGTTGCCAAAATGGGGCAAGACGGACACGACCGGGGTGCCAAAGTAATTGCAACGAGCTTTGCTGACTTGGGCTTCGATGTCGATATGGGGCCACTCTTCCAGACACCCGCCGAAGTAGCCCGACAGGCGGCAGAAAACGATGTTCATGTCGTGGGTGTATCGAGTCTGGCAGCGGGTCACAAAACACTTGTGCCACAACTGATTGAGGAATTAAAGAAAATCGGACGTGGCGATATTTTAGTTATTGCCGGAGGGGTGATTCCAGCGCAGGATTACCAGTTTCTGTACGACGCTGGTGTCAAAGGTGTTTTCGGACCGGGCACGGTGATTTCGGTAGCCGCTCAGAAAATTTTAGCGGAATTAATAGAAGAGTAGACTTACTAATTAAGACACTAAATGAATTTACTATCGCCTGATTGGGGGCTCATTATTTGGCAAATAATTGTGTTATCCACCAGTTTGTTTTTTGGGGGAGCCATGGTCCGCTGGGCAATACGGCAGTACAAACGATAGCTTAGTTACTAAGTTTCTATAGGCTTTTTAAGTTTGTATCAAGCGTCTTTCCATTTAATCCCACAACCAACCGCTCTTGCCGAAGGGGTTGTTACGGCCTTACCTTCCAGTAATTCATTAACAGCACTTTCAACGTATTTTTTGTCGGCGGTTGCCACATCATAGTGATTGTTGTCAATAGCCCCAATGTAGGCCACCTTAAATTGGGCACCATCCCGTTTTACAACAAACATATGCGGTGTGTTTGTGGCACCAAATGTACGGGCTACAGCCTGGCTTTCATCGTATAAATAGGGGAATGCGTAATTTTTGGCCTTAGCTCTCTGTTGCATCGCAGTGTATGAATCTCCCGGCGACCGCTCAGCGTCGTTGGCCTGAATAGCGACAACCGGATACCCTTTTGCTGCAAATTGCTCGTTCAAGGCCATAATCCGCCCTTCGTATGCTTTCGCAACTGGGCACGTATTGCAGGTAAAGGCAATGATGTAGCCTTTCACATCCGGCTTATCAGCCAGCGAAACCATTTTCCCATCAACATTTTTCAGTTTAAAATCCTGTACCACATCGCCTACTTTATACCCGGTTGAGGCACTGCGCGCGTTCATCAATACCACGGTAATCACGAGAGCGATCGTGGCGAGCAAAGCAGCCTTTTTCATAGTTGGTTATAGTTTATATTGGTTAATCATTGACTCAAGTTCTCCTTCTTTTACAGGCCTGTCGATAAACTGACGAATGTTTCGTTTTGAATTGATAATCAGTGTCATTGGCAAAGCACCAGACCATTCAGGGGCTAGTTTATCAATCCAGGTGTTCAGATCGGGTTCATTAAGTAAAACTACTCGTGATTTAATTTTCCTATTTTTAACGAAGGGGGTAACTTTCGTGTTCAGGGTTTTCCCATTATCCATATTGACTAGCAGAACATGAACTGGCTTCTTGGCATAGGTTTGCCGAATGGCTTCAAACTGAGGCAGCTCTTTCACGCAAGGTGCACACCAGGTAGCCCAGAAATTCACCACGTAAAGCGTATCATTCGGACGACTAATCAGCTGCTTCAACTGCTCAAATTTGATTACAGGAACAGACTGGCCCCGGATAGCCGAACTAGCCAGTAATAGCGTGATAAGGAAAATGCCCAAGACCGATTTCATCCACGCAACTAATTTACAGATAGTCTGCTAACAATTAGAAAACGAAAACAGCACGGACTTCTATTGCCTTTATTGCCCTAAATCGATTCACTACTCACACCTGGGCTGCCCTTTAAGTGCAAATCTTTTACTCGATTTCTGACTTTCCGCATGAACGATTTGCCCGGATCGATTTTGCCCGTTAGGTACGTAGGATCAGTTTCTTTCCAGATTGGGGTGCCAATAAAATCTTTGTACTCGTAATGCCCAATCAAGTATTCGATGCTTTTATACTGCCGTTTCAGGTAGCGGACTAGTTGCACATTGGCTTTCATCTGCGCTTTCGTCAGGTCGTTGTTACCGATATTTTCGATCCCAATAGCACAATAATTTAGCCCAATGCAATGCCGGGCAAAGGCCGTATCGGGTAGCAGCCGAAAAATGGTACCATCTCGATCAACCAGAAATGGAACCGAGGTATTTAATCGGCTGGCCTTCTGAAGATCAGGTCGACCCGGTAAGACAGACGGGTTGAAAATATCGAACGTGGCCTCAAGCGTTGGCACGGCTGTCCAATGCAATACAATCATTAGGGGTTTAATGTAAGGTTCCTGTTGCTGAATACCGTGTCGTTTGGCCAGGTATTCAAGGGAGAGTTGCTTACGTTCTTCATCGAAAATAATAGGCTTATCAACGAATCGGAAGGCTGGTTGAGCATACGATTTGGACAGTAGCAGAATAACCAGCGATAGGGAAGAAAGAAGACATTTCATAGGTGGTAAGTACAAGTATTTATTTAATTAGGTAGAAGAATTTCAATAAAATAAATGATAAAATTGTGTCGAAATTGCTCAGTGTTATCTAATAGAACAGTAAGTATTATTCACTAATTATCTTTTCACATAGTTGGGGTGTTCGCTCAATTTTGAACATTTTTGCAGATTGCGTTAAGTATATTTAACTATCTTTTAATTGTGCTTTTTCGGTATTGGAGCGGAAGAATTGTTACTTTGTTGCGTTTTTACAAGCGGATGACATTAAAAATTGCCTCATATTCTCTATTGTTCTTTAGTTTGTTCCGTTTGCCTGCGTTGGCACAGGCGCCATTAACCTTACGGCAGACTCTTCAACAAGTTCGTACGAATAGCCCAGCTCTCCGAGTTGAACGGTTAAATATCAACGCAGCACAGGCGGATCAGACTACTGCGAATTTGAGACCAAATCCCGTTATTAATAATCAGACGCTGCTTCAGCTAACCCCCACGCCTGGAGCTGAAGCCATTGGATTAATGAATCGGCAACGGCGGCAATTCTGGATACAGGCAACCAAAGAGTTTGATATTTATAACAAGCGTACCTATCGTAATCGATTCGCCGAAGCTAATACCAATCTGGCGGTTCGGAGCGTGGCCGAAACCGAACGTGGTTTACTTTTTGAAGCCGCCAATCGGTTTATCGATGCCTGGTATGCCCGTATTCAATTAGCACTTCTGCAACGCGCCAAGGCAAATGTCGACACGTTGGTGAAATTGAATCAGGTACGGCTTAAGAATCTGGTTATTACCAGCACTGATCTTACCCGAACCCAGCTGATTTCAGACCAATATGACATTCAAACCCGTACGGCCCAACAAGATTTGAGTAATCGGTTGAATGAATTGCGTCTGGTAATCGGAACGAGCGATAGTATTACCGTCGCTATGAATGATTCGATTATTCAGCCGAATTTCACGTTGCCATCCCGCTTTTACATAACGTTGAATGCGTCGGAAGATAGTTTACTTCACCTAGCATCGACTAGCCGAACAGATGTAAAGGTAGCTGAAGCCAATATTGAATCGGCCCGCCGGAACATCGACTTGCAGCAGGTATTGGCTAAACCACGAAACGAGGCTGGATTTATCTGGAACCCCCAAAACGCGGTTCCCTATGCCGGTATATTTCTGACCATCGAGTTACCCTTCTATAGCCGTAATCAGGGTGAAATCCAGAAATCGAAGGTACTTGAAGATCAGGCTGGGCAAGCGGCTGCCTTGGTTCAGGCCCGGATTCGATCAGAAGTGGAAACAGCTTACCGCTCGTTTATGACCAGCCGGCAGAATATCGATCGCTATGCCGCAATTCGGCAGGATGCCGACCGCGTATTAGCGTCGGTGCGTTATGCCTATCTGCGGGGAGCCACTACGCTGATTGATCTGCTTCAGGCCGAAAGCTCCTGGTTCGATACCCAAACTGCTTATTACCAAACTCTTTATACCTACCGTCAAAACTATGTTCGGTTGTTATATGCAACCGGGCAGATTAACTCATATTAATGAATAAGGGACAATGAATAATGGGTGATGCAGTAAGACTTGCCTGATTTATGACATTATCGATTGTCCAGTATTCATTACAAAAGAAGACATGAAATTTTACGCGATACTTCCGCTGGTATTTCTGGCACTGGCTTGTCATGAAAAACCAAAAACGGTGGTCAAATCAATACCACGTCCAACCATAAGCACCGATGGTAGCCAGATTACCTTTCCTGATTCGGTAATGATGCGACCATTTACAACGCAACTCGCTCGGGTTGGGGCTGT
Proteins encoded in this region:
- a CDS encoding thioredoxin family protein → MKKAALLATIALVITVVLMNARSASTGYKVGDVVQDFKLKNVDGKMVSLADKPDVKGYIIAFTCNTCPVAKAYEGRIMALNEQFAAKGYPVVAIQANDAERSPGDSYTAMQQRAKAKNYAFPYLYDESQAVARTFGATNTPHMFVVKRDGAQFKVAYIGAIDNNHYDVATADKKYVESAVNELLEGKAVTTPSARAVGCGIKWKDA
- a CDS encoding TlpA family protein disulfide reductase; this translates as MKSVLGIFLITLLLASSAIRGQSVPVIKFEQLKQLISRPNDTLYVVNFWATWCAPCVKELPQFEAIRQTYAKKPVHVLLVNMDNGKTLNTKVTPFVKNRKIKSRVVLLNEPDLNTWIDKLAPEWSGALPMTLIINSKRNIRQFIDRPVKEGELESMINQYKL
- a CDS encoding peptidoglycan recognition protein family protein, with product MKCLLSSLSLVILLLSKSYAQPAFRFVDKPIIFDEERKQLSLEYLAKRHGIQQQEPYIKPLMIVLHWTAVPTLEATFDIFNPSVLPGRPDLQKASRLNTSVPFLVDRDGTIFRLLPDTAFARHCIGLNYCAIGIENIGNNDLTKAQMKANVQLVRYLKRQYKSIEYLIGHYEYKDFIGTPIWKETDPTYLTGKIDPGKSFMRKVRNRVKDLHLKGSPGVSSESI
- a CDS encoding TolC family protein encodes the protein MTLKIASYSLLFFSLFRLPALAQAPLTLRQTLQQVRTNSPALRVERLNINAAQADQTTANLRPNPVINNQTLLQLTPTPGAEAIGLMNRQRRQFWIQATKEFDIYNKRTYRNRFAEANTNLAVRSVAETERGLLFEAANRFIDAWYARIQLALLQRAKANVDTLVKLNQVRLKNLVITSTDLTRTQLISDQYDIQTRTAQQDLSNRLNELRLVIGTSDSITVAMNDSIIQPNFTLPSRFYITLNASEDSLLHLASTSRTDVKVAEANIESARRNIDLQQVLAKPRNEAGFIWNPQNAVPYAGIFLTIELPFYSRNQGEIQKSKVLEDQAGQAAALVQARIRSEVETAYRSFMTSRQNIDRYAAIRQDADRVLASVRYAYLRGATTLIDLLQAESSWFDTQTAYYQTLYTYRQNYVRLLYATGQINSY